The following proteins are encoded in a genomic region of Lytechinus variegatus isolate NC3 chromosome 7, Lvar_3.0, whole genome shotgun sequence:
- the LOC121419085 gene encoding ADP-ribosyl cyclase/cyclic ADP-ribose hydrolase 2-like, whose amino-acid sequence MNLLRVFICLSSMTMTAIAYTLPGPGTTWNMTDVLRGRCQEYRQCLHGGLCLPYYGDVQCDAAVNSFLGAIRGMDPCNTPYNAYDEFLTMAPPNTKPGTTTMWTGVSGAYIPHDVAEVSREYIVLGETFPGYMALNLSFCGSTDPDEPSGFNYTVCPTEDTDRSGCSNNTVATFWDRASELFTRQASGVVYVVLNAQRDRGAYHLESTFARIEVPAFDRTKVTNIAIYLIPDFTIPTPNNRARETCTNGTVAYLRGILDNLGLNNTCEEDPEDIMWLQCARYTDSPYCVPYRRHQPDPPLNGAKTIVDVLPLAFLMIQVVSAILISRR is encoded by the exons ATGAATCTCCTCCGTGTGTTCATTTGCTTGTCATCAATGACGATGACGGCTATTGCCTATACACTACCTGGACCAGGAACTACTTGGAACATGACAGACGTTTTGAGAGGTAGATGCCAGGAGTACCGCCAGTGCCTCCACGGGGGTCTTTGTCTACCCTATTA CGGTGATGTCCAGTGTGATGCTGCCGTGAATTCCTTTCTTGGAGCTATCCGAGGGATGGATCCCTGTAATACCCCATACAACGCCTATGATGAATTCCTTACCATGGCTCCACCGAATACTAAACCTGGAACG ACAACGATGTGGACAGGTGTCAGCGGTGCCTACATACCGCATGACGTTGCCGAGGTGAGTCGTGAGTACATCGTCCTGGGTGAAACTTTCCCAGGATACATGGCTCTAAACCTATCCTTCTGTGGTTCTACTGATCCAGATGAACCGTCTGGGTTCAACTACACAGTCTGCCCTACTGAAGACACCGACCGATCTGGATGTAGCAACAACACAGTTGCTACCTTCTGGGATCGTGCGTCCGAGCTA TTTACAAGACAAGCTAGTGGTGTGGTCTATGTTGTTTTGAATGCACAAAGAGATCGAGGGGCGTACCATCTCGAAAG TACATTTGCCCGTATTGAAGTACCTGCATTTGATCGTACCAAGGTTACAAACATTGCCATCTATCTCATCCCGGACTTCACAATTCCGACACCAAACAATCG GGCACGTGAGACCTGTACAAACGGTACTGTGGCTTATTTGAGAGGAATCTTGGACAACTTGGGTCTTAACAATACATGTGAAGAAGATCCAGA AGACATCATGTGGCTGCAGTGTGCTCGATACACAGACAGCCCTTACTGCGTTCCATACAGAAGACATCAGCCTGATCCGCCCTTAAATGGAGCCAAAACCATCGTCGATGTCCTACCTTTGGCCTTCCTAATGATTCAAGTAGTGTCTGCCATTTTGATCAGTCGTCGATAA